In Microvenator marinus, one genomic interval encodes:
- a CDS encoding tetratricopeptide repeat protein, which yields MAHQDDDYPVSGFVTDPPRSSSYGEGLDEPTDADEILGPDWSEFAQVVQETASYLLDEILEEPKTGPLDLGFELEDEVDATAVPLPPPPPPGPAIPQRAALTAGDTVEIEIFREQTDPDKDVFETTGIGIVNVETGDILTTAELGVHGGKLNFVLDEEELPLKGLWAAYLAELKAEIMAESDIGLRAAYVYVFANIIRALNGSSLMNRALGGLSDEMGGVLRSSLLERLASLWDDPNSHFFELLERLERLDTQGEGNLATLRRSSIALERLLDPGLGEEEKARLRALMIPPETLPALVVQAVEAHWVKDLSRALHAWRRLGKHANGELRRGATILVPYLLSGHTEFFQVVESMLEEGISTRGMLTFLQRESFQQGNWVSEARALKRLVAQDGKIGRKIENESAQSRKRLLRESSARLFRLATILRRLARTQVKAGDDEFEGIDAYKVLRDAVSLHATNLVTLRRLERWAREKGDRAMVEQALISQVPLVDDARVSAMLWEKLAALSSENEADVSIVADYLQKSLEEDPACLPALISLGQEIIRHGAFADMLQLQGVPEGEESRTAKSAWRRAEILERSQGDLREILTLYRSAQDDDPESVHLYFCVERSLARLADWRGLRGHVQSVSSDSPAYQSLPITRLAVEAFLEDPSDEFVGFWKRHIETYPKDEGAIWRVVANAIEEGEVASILRMVEELELGLRATKGPERARVLIWMAYIAEYHTKDEGLAIEAYRELFQRPGGVFHKRFAVQGLLRNRDFAWLGERVLESQSLEGWALPEVDEVRHESYRILVAAELLALGGQYKRSLDVFKHALALSSDERIRAEISERAFHHSLRSRRWAEGFRFAGECFENESARAVGEFTRHLASCLDEPGEVLAHLDDVEANSNSSVILLDEIELAYRARDSKRLSRLVERALGTAEAGSIDFRAFLLEQAVLVGAWGWDSPELTIACLDDLWSLDAALTTSPFFAVGAYLRSYTRLGREDKIAEWTDYANSNFTPQVAQALVAESKVYEEAKGGLQAHKWYKDRIPKVPAPLQPYYRWMSAFLGWYFQAPRPDLAYELVGASEEGDPTHRVGAFVGALAIRESDPTEFVNQLRGLKRAGNPRPLQQWSTIRALFHTATTLNAPDKALDMLAQDDVYAVFEWSELAQEVFGRSLRRTAAIEQLRDRAKSARGQRILQLELSQIVGDSGMFPRLAAQGVPAAQVLVEVQAAQGERVHAPGLEVSTRYLNLATAIREESAEQVRRLLMAYLLEVDEVFWGSPWCPIRLVNADLTRFGLSVEDLQGLHRRVVDFAHKGVASEARLMIARQFQRMGQRALAHELMPEEMHMDAVSMAWALFNHALDPFAQWPKSARWAQALWAFRQQSSSAIEAECLYERGHYFEAVGALDKALECYESSLEARPSFLPAQIATARELIRRGDWARLAKTLEHQHQNAKYPDQRSSLAFRLGYVWDRRLRGEPEADAIAESWYLDVTRTRPAHVPSYEALLSIAFRQFNYEAASQYLSRLVELTQSAQVKVAYLVELGTIYEHHLNDVPGALEAYRAAFELDNEQALAFFGILRTDKTGDVAVGAIELRLGLASSSRERADLAHHLFAFSRQNLRARKLLQTQFPTHYGLRLATIANGLEGSDVEEGTLSGLENTWDDPETKILTMAVRRFTKPTQLAGEALHTASQLGTDPFSEGRLLRAMHFAWKHQDLEALGILATTRARRATSPVLRSAELTWMVATHYLRGDKRAALQIVEKLLTQYLDFLPSVKMARLFAEELKEWESVVRWNQRDAELSRVKAIVDANRLRASEVQKTYLKDTDAAVETLRGVLKTTPRHKDAFKKLSEILWQRREFHELLSVFEHQVHHAQGDEESCELLNRMAEISLQELGDRRGAIGYLTRSLQKRPGQKRRTKQIAELYEQEGLFEKAVSCWSAAVGMSQEPPEVHQIWSQIGYLVEVELKRPADAKSAWSKALEVSVKDVNAMMALARVCEVRHEYREALDYLTKALEISRDSNVQKTARVGLYRVSTKANQTLDEILSVGATLIFHHPESLETVDDIRSRLVAAGRGEEISDIFRVLAIEAITKRQPKSHAAHARIAKKMGFQDRAFRLASLAELFGEADDELRAFYQAELRERQWPKRPIPPELSSGVIHKELVAPVLELLRLSREGLQEAIEAPAAQEFIKRANRIKEPQGETLRLAFMWPQIYGLELRDAYWATRAIPGGVDIVYDQGVRLILDPRWKQDRDPTEMLVRLGRQLASLSMGIYPWGLLGRAEEVGAFYAVVSRFVSGWGIHQQALPAGFSVPRLSRWIQRKGQRVAPYALEISGRFGAQAIERQIEVLHLSLDRLATIPLDDPGAAIRHTGLLESKIGDPAHLFLLNAQVERLRLSLGVNHGLVE from the coding sequence ATGGCGCATCAAGACGATGACTACCCAGTTTCGGGATTTGTGACCGATCCGCCGCGCTCGTCGAGCTACGGCGAGGGGCTTGATGAGCCCACGGATGCAGACGAAATCCTCGGTCCGGACTGGTCGGAATTTGCTCAGGTGGTTCAAGAAACCGCGAGCTATCTCCTCGATGAAATCCTCGAAGAACCCAAGACAGGCCCGCTGGACCTGGGTTTTGAACTCGAAGACGAGGTCGACGCGACCGCCGTGCCACTGCCTCCACCACCCCCTCCCGGGCCGGCAATCCCTCAGAGAGCGGCGTTAACCGCCGGCGACACCGTTGAAATCGAGATCTTCCGAGAACAGACAGACCCCGATAAAGACGTCTTTGAGACGACCGGCATCGGAATCGTGAACGTAGAGACTGGAGATATCCTCACGACCGCTGAGCTCGGCGTGCACGGCGGAAAGCTGAACTTCGTACTCGACGAAGAAGAACTGCCTCTCAAGGGACTGTGGGCCGCGTATTTGGCCGAGCTCAAGGCCGAGATTATGGCGGAGTCCGATATCGGGCTTCGCGCCGCGTATGTCTACGTGTTCGCCAATATCATCCGTGCGCTGAACGGCTCGTCGCTGATGAATCGAGCGCTCGGCGGGCTTTCGGACGAAATGGGTGGCGTGCTTCGGTCCTCACTCCTGGAGCGGCTCGCCTCGCTTTGGGACGATCCAAACTCTCATTTCTTCGAACTCCTTGAACGCCTCGAGCGCTTGGACACTCAAGGCGAGGGGAATCTCGCAACCCTTCGGCGCTCCTCGATTGCGCTCGAACGTCTGCTCGACCCAGGATTGGGCGAGGAAGAAAAGGCGCGATTGCGCGCGCTGATGATTCCGCCCGAGACCCTGCCAGCGCTGGTCGTTCAGGCCGTAGAAGCGCATTGGGTAAAGGATTTGAGTCGAGCGCTTCACGCGTGGCGGCGGCTTGGCAAGCATGCAAACGGGGAGCTGCGCCGCGGCGCAACCATACTCGTGCCCTACCTCTTGAGCGGCCACACGGAGTTTTTCCAGGTTGTGGAGTCCATGCTGGAAGAGGGAATCTCGACGCGAGGCATGCTGACATTCCTTCAGCGCGAGAGTTTTCAGCAAGGCAACTGGGTCTCGGAAGCCCGTGCGCTTAAGCGGCTCGTGGCCCAGGATGGCAAGATTGGGCGAAAAATTGAAAACGAATCAGCTCAGTCTCGAAAGCGCCTACTGCGGGAGTCCTCGGCGAGACTCTTTCGGCTCGCAACCATCCTCCGCCGACTCGCACGAACGCAAGTCAAGGCAGGTGATGATGAGTTCGAGGGAATCGACGCCTACAAAGTACTGCGCGACGCCGTCTCTCTTCACGCCACGAACCTCGTGACGCTGCGGCGGCTCGAGCGCTGGGCCCGTGAAAAGGGAGACCGCGCGATGGTCGAGCAAGCCCTGATTTCACAGGTGCCGCTCGTGGACGATGCCCGTGTTAGCGCAATGCTTTGGGAGAAATTGGCTGCCCTGAGTTCCGAGAATGAGGCGGACGTCTCCATTGTTGCGGACTATCTGCAAAAAAGCCTCGAAGAAGACCCGGCGTGTCTGCCGGCGCTGATCTCTCTCGGGCAGGAAATCATTCGGCACGGGGCGTTTGCCGACATGTTGCAGCTCCAAGGCGTGCCTGAAGGTGAGGAGTCTCGAACGGCGAAGAGCGCGTGGAGACGCGCTGAAATCTTGGAGCGTTCACAAGGTGATTTGAGGGAAATCTTAACCCTTTATCGTAGCGCGCAAGACGACGATCCTGAGAGCGTTCATCTCTATTTCTGCGTCGAGCGCTCACTCGCACGACTCGCCGATTGGCGAGGCCTACGCGGCCATGTCCAGAGTGTGTCGTCGGATTCGCCGGCGTACCAATCGTTGCCTATTACTCGGCTCGCTGTGGAAGCCTTCCTCGAGGATCCCTCCGATGAGTTCGTGGGGTTCTGGAAGCGTCATATCGAGACGTATCCCAAAGACGAAGGCGCGATCTGGAGGGTGGTTGCGAACGCGATTGAAGAGGGCGAAGTCGCGTCAATACTCAGGATGGTCGAAGAGCTGGAGTTGGGTTTGCGTGCGACCAAGGGCCCTGAGCGCGCTCGCGTTTTGATTTGGATGGCCTATATCGCCGAGTACCACACCAAAGATGAAGGGCTGGCCATCGAGGCCTATCGTGAGCTCTTTCAGCGTCCAGGCGGCGTTTTTCACAAACGTTTTGCGGTGCAAGGGCTCTTGCGAAATCGCGATTTTGCGTGGTTGGGTGAACGTGTCCTGGAGTCTCAGTCGCTTGAAGGTTGGGCGTTGCCTGAAGTGGACGAGGTTCGGCACGAATCGTACCGCATTCTGGTGGCGGCAGAACTTTTGGCGCTCGGAGGGCAATACAAGCGCTCCCTCGATGTGTTCAAACACGCGCTTGCCCTCAGCAGTGATGAGAGAATTCGAGCCGAGATTTCGGAACGGGCGTTCCATCACTCTCTGAGGTCGCGCCGTTGGGCAGAAGGTTTCCGTTTCGCCGGCGAGTGCTTCGAAAATGAATCGGCGAGAGCTGTGGGCGAGTTCACGAGGCACTTGGCCTCTTGCCTCGACGAGCCTGGCGAGGTGCTCGCTCACCTCGATGATGTGGAGGCAAACTCGAATTCGTCTGTGATTCTCTTGGACGAAATTGAACTCGCCTATCGTGCCCGAGATTCCAAACGCCTCTCGCGCCTGGTTGAGCGTGCGCTCGGCACCGCAGAAGCCGGCTCAATCGATTTTAGAGCGTTTTTGCTCGAGCAAGCAGTGTTGGTTGGAGCCTGGGGTTGGGATTCGCCAGAGCTGACTATCGCGTGTTTGGACGACCTCTGGTCGCTCGATGCCGCGCTAACAACCTCGCCGTTTTTCGCCGTTGGAGCCTATCTGCGCTCTTACACACGGCTTGGTCGAGAAGATAAAATCGCCGAGTGGACCGACTACGCAAACTCCAATTTCACGCCGCAAGTGGCGCAGGCCCTGGTCGCAGAGTCCAAAGTCTACGAAGAGGCCAAAGGCGGACTTCAGGCGCATAAATGGTACAAGGATCGAATTCCCAAGGTGCCTGCGCCTCTACAGCCTTATTACCGCTGGATGTCGGCGTTCCTAGGCTGGTATTTTCAGGCACCGCGTCCTGACCTCGCCTATGAATTGGTGGGGGCGAGCGAGGAGGGCGACCCAACCCACCGTGTCGGCGCTTTCGTGGGGGCGCTCGCTATTCGAGAGAGCGACCCGACTGAGTTTGTGAACCAGCTCCGTGGGCTTAAACGAGCAGGAAACCCGAGACCGCTTCAACAATGGTCTACGATTCGCGCGCTTTTCCATACGGCGACTACGCTCAACGCGCCGGATAAGGCCTTGGATATGCTCGCTCAAGATGATGTCTACGCTGTCTTTGAGTGGTCGGAGTTAGCCCAGGAGGTGTTTGGACGCTCGTTGAGACGGACTGCGGCGATCGAGCAACTTCGAGATCGTGCTAAGAGCGCTCGTGGTCAGCGAATTCTGCAGTTGGAACTCTCACAAATCGTCGGTGATTCGGGAATGTTCCCGAGGCTTGCGGCGCAGGGCGTGCCGGCAGCTCAGGTGCTTGTGGAGGTTCAGGCGGCACAAGGCGAGCGCGTCCATGCTCCGGGACTCGAAGTATCCACGCGCTATCTAAATCTGGCGACAGCCATTCGAGAAGAATCCGCAGAGCAAGTGCGTAGGCTCTTGATGGCGTATTTGCTAGAGGTTGACGAGGTTTTCTGGGGAAGCCCGTGGTGTCCGATTCGTCTGGTTAACGCCGATTTGACGCGATTTGGACTGAGCGTGGAGGACTTGCAAGGCCTGCATCGACGTGTGGTTGACTTCGCGCATAAGGGAGTGGCCTCCGAGGCCCGCCTCATGATCGCCAGACAATTTCAGCGCATGGGACAACGCGCGTTGGCCCACGAACTCATGCCCGAGGAAATGCACATGGATGCCGTTTCCATGGCGTGGGCACTCTTCAATCATGCGCTCGACCCGTTTGCACAATGGCCCAAAAGCGCGCGTTGGGCGCAAGCTTTGTGGGCGTTTAGGCAACAATCGTCCTCGGCTATCGAGGCGGAATGCCTCTATGAGCGTGGCCATTATTTTGAAGCGGTTGGCGCACTGGATAAGGCGCTCGAGTGCTATGAGTCCAGTCTTGAGGCGCGGCCGAGTTTCCTACCGGCGCAAATCGCGACCGCGCGTGAGTTGATTCGAAGAGGGGATTGGGCACGGCTCGCCAAAACTTTAGAGCACCAACATCAAAACGCGAAGTACCCTGACCAACGCTCAAGTCTCGCGTTTCGACTTGGCTATGTCTGGGACCGCCGTTTGCGTGGTGAGCCCGAGGCGGATGCCATTGCTGAATCCTGGTATCTGGATGTCACGCGGACACGGCCAGCACACGTGCCTTCCTACGAGGCGCTGCTCTCGATCGCTTTCCGCCAGTTCAATTATGAAGCCGCATCGCAATACCTCTCGAGGCTGGTGGAGCTGACCCAGTCCGCTCAGGTCAAGGTCGCGTATCTCGTGGAGCTCGGCACCATCTACGAGCACCACCTCAATGACGTACCTGGAGCCTTGGAGGCGTATCGCGCGGCATTTGAATTGGACAACGAACAAGCGTTGGCGTTCTTTGGAATCCTTCGCACCGACAAAACGGGCGATGTGGCGGTTGGGGCGATTGAGCTTCGGCTAGGCCTTGCTTCATCTTCCCGAGAGCGCGCCGACCTTGCGCATCATTTGTTTGCGTTTTCGAGGCAAAATCTACGAGCGCGCAAACTCCTTCAGACGCAATTTCCCACCCATTATGGGCTGCGTCTCGCAACGATCGCCAATGGTTTGGAGGGCTCCGATGTTGAGGAAGGCACGCTTAGTGGCCTTGAAAATACCTGGGACGACCCCGAAACTAAGATTCTGACCATGGCTGTGCGTAGGTTCACCAAACCGACACAGCTGGCTGGAGAGGCCCTTCACACGGCCTCGCAGCTTGGAACAGATCCGTTTTCAGAAGGGCGCCTTCTAAGGGCCATGCATTTTGCGTGGAAACATCAGGACTTGGAGGCATTGGGGATTTTGGCTACCACACGTGCCCGCCGCGCAACGAGCCCGGTCTTGCGGTCGGCAGAATTGACCTGGATGGTCGCGACTCACTATCTGCGCGGCGATAAGCGAGCTGCCTTGCAGATTGTAGAAAAGCTTCTGACCCAATACTTGGACTTCCTTCCGTCCGTGAAAATGGCACGACTCTTCGCTGAGGAGTTGAAAGAATGGGAGAGCGTGGTCCGCTGGAATCAACGAGATGCGGAGCTCTCAAGGGTCAAGGCCATTGTGGACGCCAACCGACTCCGGGCGAGCGAAGTCCAAAAGACCTATCTCAAAGACACGGATGCTGCCGTCGAGACGCTTCGTGGCGTGCTCAAGACCACACCTCGGCACAAGGACGCGTTCAAAAAGCTCTCGGAAATCCTCTGGCAGCGCCGAGAATTCCATGAGTTGTTGAGCGTGTTTGAACATCAAGTGCACCACGCACAAGGCGATGAGGAATCGTGCGAACTCTTAAATCGCATGGCCGAGATTTCCTTGCAGGAACTCGGCGACCGCAGAGGTGCGATTGGCTATCTGACGCGCAGTCTGCAAAAGCGGCCGGGCCAAAAGAGACGAACCAAACAGATTGCAGAGCTCTACGAACAAGAGGGGCTCTTCGAAAAGGCTGTCTCCTGCTGGAGCGCAGCCGTGGGTATGAGTCAAGAGCCGCCAGAGGTTCACCAGATCTGGTCGCAGATTGGCTATTTGGTCGAAGTAGAACTCAAACGCCCAGCCGATGCGAAATCGGCGTGGTCTAAGGCGCTCGAGGTCTCGGTCAAGGACGTCAACGCCATGATGGCGCTCGCCCGGGTTTGTGAGGTCCGCCATGAGTACCGCGAGGCCTTGGATTACCTCACCAAAGCGTTGGAGATTTCCCGCGATTCGAACGTCCAGAAGACCGCGCGAGTCGGGCTCTACCGCGTGAGTACTAAAGCGAATCAGACTCTGGACGAGATTTTGAGCGTGGGTGCGACCTTGATTTTCCACCACCCAGAATCTCTAGAGACGGTGGACGATATTCGCTCACGCCTCGTGGCGGCAGGGCGTGGTGAAGAGATTTCGGATATATTCCGAGTGCTCGCCATTGAGGCGATCACGAAGCGCCAGCCCAAGTCTCATGCCGCGCACGCTAGAATTGCTAAGAAAATGGGGTTCCAAGATCGGGCATTTAGACTCGCGAGTCTGGCTGAACTCTTCGGTGAGGCGGACGACGAGCTAAGAGCGTTCTATCAGGCCGAGCTTCGGGAGCGGCAATGGCCAAAACGGCCGATTCCCCCGGAATTGAGCTCCGGTGTGATCCACAAGGAGCTTGTGGCGCCTGTTCTCGAACTCCTAAGGCTCAGTAGGGAAGGGCTGCAGGAAGCGATTGAAGCCCCCGCAGCCCAAGAGTTCATCAAGCGAGCAAACAGAATCAAGGAGCCCCAGGGCGAGACCCTTCGCCTTGCCTTCATGTGGCCTCAAATCTACGGACTCGAGCTCAGGGACGCGTATTGGGCAACTCGCGCCATTCCAGGCGGTGTTGATATTGTCTACGACCAGGGAGTTCGGTTGATTTTGGACCCGAGGTGGAAACAAGACCGCGACCCCACAGAGATGTTGGTTCGGCTCGGACGGCAGCTCGCTTCGCTCTCGATGGGGATTTATCCTTGGGGTCTTTTGGGGCGCGCTGAAGAAGTTGGAGCGTTCTATGCCGTTGTTTCTCGGTTCGTCTCAGGGTGGGGCATTCACCAGCAAGCTCTTCCGGCTGGATTCTCGGTGCCAAGGCTCAGCAGATGGATTCAACGAAAGGGCCAACGTGTGGCTCCCTATGCGCTTGAGATATCGGGCCGGTTCGGCGCGCAAGCCATTGAGCGTCAGATCGAAGTCCTCCACCTTTCACTCGATAGACTTGCCACGATTCCGCTCGATGACCCGGGCGCAGCTATTAGGCACACGGGGCTCTTGGAATCCAAAATCGGAGACCCAGCCCATCTCTTCCTCTTGAACGCTCAAGTCGAGCGTCTGAGACTCTCCCTCGGCGTCAATCACGGGTTGGTGGAATGA
- a CDS encoding metallophosphoesterase, with the protein MKKIFVLAIFLLAAASGCETPQKAPPQEPAVEKKTETKEEPKPEAPTTTRDFYKSTESRVVAFADVHGDLQALRSILRATKLVDENDSWIGRDAILVQTGDLLDRGPDERAVVDLMLKLAKEAEAAGGGIIQLNGNHEIMNVMGDLRYIPSKGFEDFQDIPGEVPNVPEVARGRVAAWLPAGPYAKALATHGVIAGVNNALFVHGGVSMQVVRYGIDRLNSETLAWMRGVAPAPPQLLLAQDGPIWSRRYSEPEPSKSACDELGNVLDTLGLKIMVVGHTVQKNGATQACGGRVWRIDTGMSAHYGGKPHALDFSTDPPSVIVAE; encoded by the coding sequence ATGAAAAAGATTTTCGTACTCGCCATCTTTCTCCTCGCTGCTGCGTCCGGTTGCGAGACGCCTCAGAAAGCTCCTCCTCAAGAACCAGCGGTCGAAAAGAAGACTGAAACTAAGGAAGAGCCCAAGCCTGAAGCCCCGACCACAACGCGTGATTTTTACAAATCAACCGAGAGTCGAGTTGTCGCGTTTGCTGACGTACACGGTGATCTACAAGCTCTGCGTTCCATTCTGAGGGCCACAAAACTCGTGGACGAAAATGATTCGTGGATTGGAAGAGACGCCATACTTGTGCAGACGGGCGACCTCCTCGATCGCGGACCCGATGAGCGTGCGGTGGTAGACTTGATGCTCAAGCTCGCCAAGGAAGCCGAAGCGGCAGGTGGAGGCATCATTCAGCTCAACGGAAATCACGAAATCATGAACGTGATGGGGGACCTTCGCTACATTCCGTCTAAGGGATTCGAAGATTTTCAGGACATTCCAGGCGAGGTTCCGAATGTCCCAGAGGTCGCCCGTGGTCGCGTTGCAGCGTGGCTTCCGGCCGGCCCATACGCGAAAGCCCTGGCCACACACGGTGTCATCGCTGGCGTCAACAACGCCCTCTTTGTCCACGGCGGCGTCTCGATGCAGGTCGTGCGCTACGGAATTGATCGCCTCAACTCAGAAACTCTGGCCTGGATGCGCGGTGTTGCCCCCGCACCGCCCCAGCTCCTATTGGCGCAGGATGGTCCAATTTGGAGTCGCCGCTACTCGGAACCTGAGCCCTCCAAGTCCGCGTGCGATGAGCTCGGGAATGTGCTCGATACCCTCGGCCTCAAAATCATGGTGGTCGGTCATACCGTGCAAAAGAATGGGGCGACCCAGGCGTGTGGTGGACGTGTGTGGCGCATCGATACCGGCATGAGCGCGCACTACGGCGGAAAACCTCACGCACTCGATTTCTCCACCGACCCGCCAAGCGTGATTGTCGCTGAGTAG
- a CDS encoding HEAT repeat domain-containing protein, producing the protein MDRSYIAGLIQELDTPDTEAQRLAMDNLVLESSDAVDTIVASLGFSTPRVKSALIQVLEEIGDQQALLPLMRYVWDSRQKVEESSPRALAMRAIVQISSPLDAPRLFNFMMDLVQDDDRFVRGWVAESFSKFGDPRAEPILKELLRDKDEHVRERAEIALNSLKGSDLRSLDQDLSADELLGRIRQARGGQQDYYIGILKEREDALELSARLVREGGRGVIQGLYVLREINDPRARLVAGRVLEREPNSDHRAIALAILAQHLKADADAAEIELIRANIFDSDPFVRVSSLECAALSGELELVQRAVESLFVRDTEALLSSARGLSRGLTAQMRSLFPRLAEAFDVVHRRRLAEGDERLVRAEAYVVRAISRLVVPGSLGLTQAREIALRALFDAAEHKPLAVTGLELLESSTPEPLSADIRFSVEHTRSLGLLLDVPSREIRDRALKMLWHGAAKNTDSLVPALERILFDQDADLECVIHVLEAIDSKRSRSVLEEIVRSDSTLSTAAKAALNRLRGQDDWIDAEFEADEF; encoded by the coding sequence ATGGACCGTTCATATATCGCAGGATTAATCCAAGAACTCGACACACCGGATACCGAGGCCCAAAGGCTGGCCATGGACAACCTGGTGCTCGAATCATCTGATGCTGTCGACACGATAGTGGCGAGTTTGGGGTTTTCCACTCCGCGCGTCAAGAGCGCCCTGATTCAGGTTTTGGAAGAAATCGGGGACCAACAAGCACTCCTTCCGTTGATGCGCTACGTCTGGGATTCACGTCAGAAAGTCGAGGAGTCGAGCCCGCGAGCGCTGGCAATGCGAGCTATCGTACAGATATCGAGCCCCTTGGACGCCCCTCGCCTCTTCAACTTCATGATGGATCTTGTTCAGGATGATGACCGATTTGTACGCGGCTGGGTTGCGGAAAGTTTTAGTAAGTTTGGAGACCCAAGGGCGGAGCCGATTCTCAAGGAATTGCTTCGCGACAAGGACGAACATGTGCGGGAACGCGCCGAAATCGCGCTGAACAGTTTGAAAGGTTCGGATCTACGCTCGCTTGACCAAGATTTGAGCGCGGATGAATTGCTCGGTCGCATTCGTCAGGCGCGTGGCGGGCAGCAGGACTACTATATTGGGATCTTGAAGGAGCGTGAGGACGCGCTTGAGCTTAGCGCACGGCTCGTCAGAGAAGGCGGTCGTGGAGTGATTCAAGGGCTCTATGTGCTTCGTGAGATCAACGACCCACGGGCACGACTTGTGGCAGGACGAGTGCTTGAGCGCGAGCCAAACTCCGACCATCGCGCTATCGCACTTGCGATTCTGGCTCAGCATCTCAAGGCGGACGCCGACGCCGCTGAAATCGAACTCATTCGCGCGAATATCTTCGACTCGGATCCCTTCGTTCGGGTGTCATCCCTCGAATGCGCCGCGCTTTCGGGCGAATTGGAGTTGGTTCAACGCGCGGTGGAGTCCCTCTTTGTTCGTGATACTGAGGCTTTGCTCTCAAGTGCACGCGGCCTCTCCAGAGGGCTGACCGCGCAGATGCGCTCGTTGTTTCCCCGACTCGCGGAGGCGTTTGACGTGGTTCATCGGCGCCGACTCGCCGAAGGCGACGAGAGGCTGGTACGGGCTGAGGCCTATGTCGTCCGGGCGATTTCCAGGCTCGTTGTCCCAGGTAGCCTTGGCCTTACCCAAGCTCGAGAGATAGCGCTTCGCGCGCTCTTTGATGCAGCGGAACACAAACCATTGGCTGTGACAGGCCTTGAGTTGCTGGAGAGTTCGACCCCGGAGCCGTTGTCAGCGGATATCCGTTTTAGCGTAGAACACACGCGCTCGTTGGGCCTGCTTTTGGACGTTCCGAGCCGCGAAATTCGAGACCGCGCGTTGAAAATGCTCTGGCACGGTGCGGCTAAGAACACGGACTCGTTGGTACCTGCACTCGAGCGGATCCTCTTTGACCAGGATGCCGACTTGGAATGTGTGATTCATGTCTTGGAGGCTATCGACTCCAAGCGTTCAAGGAGCGTGCTCGAGGAAATCGTCAGGTCGGACTCAACCCTTTCAACGGCCGCCAAAGCCGCGCTGAACAGGCTTCGCGGACAAGACGATTGGATCGATGCTGAGTTTGAAGCCGACGAGTTCTAG
- a CDS encoding alpha/beta fold hydrolase — translation MNYEVFGEPIESAERVFLGIHGWGGGTKTFVPLLPYLPAGLALVSVDMPGYGPSRRPAEWSVKHVIQPLVELIDELPGELELLGNCSGAIFGMCAAQLRPERFRRLVLIDPFAYFPWYFRLLLVPGFGRLFYATAFQNPIGRILTNLGLAKHRGEGSDLTASFNELNHDVVYQYLVLLWEVGGYQRFATLKSVPEIELLIGEKTFRAIRHSVELWKGIWPQAVEHICVGAGHLPIEETSSTLSRFAFGSSDDDQTN, via the coding sequence ATGAACTACGAGGTCTTCGGGGAACCCATTGAATCGGCTGAACGCGTTTTTTTGGGAATTCACGGATGGGGTGGGGGAACAAAGACATTCGTACCCTTGCTCCCGTATCTCCCCGCAGGCCTTGCCCTGGTCAGCGTGGACATGCCTGGCTACGGTCCGAGTCGGCGGCCGGCTGAATGGTCGGTTAAGCACGTGATTCAACCCTTGGTAGAGCTTATCGATGAACTTCCGGGAGAGCTCGAACTTTTGGGAAATTGCAGCGGTGCAATCTTTGGAATGTGCGCGGCACAACTAAGGCCCGAGCGCTTCAGGCGCCTGGTGCTCATCGACCCGTTCGCCTATTTTCCCTGGTACTTTCGGCTCCTCTTAGTCCCCGGATTTGGCAGGCTCTTTTACGCCACGGCTTTTCAAAATCCCATCGGGCGCATTCTCACGAACCTGGGGCTCGCGAAACATCGTGGCGAAGGAAGCGACCTAACGGCGTCCTTCAACGAATTAAACCACGACGTGGTCTATCAGTACCTGGTGCTCCTTTGGGAGGTCGGCGGCTACCAAAGGTTCGCCACGCTTAAGTCAGTTCCCGAGATCGAACTTTTGATAGGGGAGAAGACTTTCCGCGCGATTCGGCATTCTGTTGAACTTTGGAAAGGCATCTGGCCTCAGGCAGTCGAGCATATCTGCGTGGGAGCCGGCCACCTTCCGATCGAAGAGACCTCATCGACTTTGAGTCGGTTTGCGTTTGGTTCGAGCGACGACGATCAGACTAATTAG
- a CDS encoding heavy-metal-associated domain-containing protein: MELHVDGMTCGGCVRSVQRVIAKQTGIEAEKVTVDLESKSARFEGNPPDTEKLVEALKAAGFEAKPKG; the protein is encoded by the coding sequence ATGGAACTACATGTAGATGGAATGACTTGCGGCGGATGCGTACGGTCTGTGCAACGCGTAATCGCTAAACAAACTGGGATTGAGGCCGAGAAGGTCACCGTAGATTTGGAGAGCAAATCCGCACGATTCGAAGGAAACCCGCCCGATACAGAAAAGTTGGTGGAAGCCCTTAAGGCGGCTGGCTTTGAAGCCAAACCAAAGGGCTAA